The DNA sequence TACTGTTGTGATAGACTGCGTAACGCTTTGGgctacaaacttttttttttgataacgaTAATGATGTAGAAATAAGCTTATCAGCCTTAAAACGTGAGTTTGATAAGCTTATTTCACAAGATGCCCATTTTATTGTTGTAAGTAATGAACTTGGAATGGGGGGGGTTTCACCTAATGTTTTGCAAAGACGTTTTACTGATTTGCAGGGATGGTTTAATCAGTATATTGCTCAGCGTGCAGATCGGGTAAGTTTGATGATTAGCGGACTAGTCCTTGAGATTAAGTGAAAATCGTGCTAAATGTTTACTTAGATTATGAGAGTATTTAATATAAAGGAACTTGATCAAGAATGGCATAACAAAGCAATTCTTAAGTTGAATAATATGGCTAAGCCTAAGGGCTCCTTAGGACAACTTGAAGAGCTAGCTTTACAGTTAGCAATGCTTCAGAAAACCTTAAAACCTGAGCTTAGGAAGCCTTGTAATATCGTTTTCTGTGCAGATCACGGTATTGTGGAGGAGCATATTAGCCAAAGTCCTAAGGAGATAACTTATCAGGTCGTTTATAATATGTTGAACGGAGGAGCTGGGATTTCCTTTCTTTGTCGTCAGCATCAGGTGGACTTAAAGCTAGTAGATGTAGGTGTGGATTATGATTTCCAAGCTATTTCAGGACTTAAGCATAGGAAAATCAGGCGAGGTACACGTAATTATCTCTATGAAGCTGCTATGACTGAATCAGAGCTAGAAGAAGCTATTAAGATAGGGGAAGATTGTGTTTCAGAGGTTTATGAAGTTGGTTGTAATGTGATCAGTTTTGGTGAAATGGGAATTACAAATACGGCATCTTCTGCTATCCTAATGTCTTTGATTTGTGATTTACCTCTTAGAGATTGTGTAGGGCGAGGTAGTGGCTTAGATGATGATGGGCTAGAGCATCGTTATCAGGTCTTATTAAAAGCTATAGATGGCTATCAAGGTTCTAGAAACCCTGAAGCTGTTTTAGCTTATTTTGGTGGCTATGAGATGGTTGCTGCTATTGGGGCTATGCTTAGGGCTGCCGAATTAGGGATACTTATCTTGATTGATGGCTTCATAATGACAGTCTGTTTATTATTGGCAAGCAGATTTAATCCGACTATTATGCAGTATGTGATTTTTAGTCATCAAAGTGATGAAGCAGGGCATAAGCATCTTCTAGCTTACCTTAAGGCCAAACCTCTTTTATCTTTAGGCTTACGCCTTGGTGAAGGGTCGGGAGCTATTTGTGCTtatcctttattatgttcagCAGCTATGATGATGAATGAAATGGCAAGCTTTGAGGAGGCTAAGTTAAGGAAGTATTTTGATTAAGAGAATGAAACAATTGCGAAGTCTCGTTGCTGCTCTGTCGCTTTTTACACGTTTACCTTTTTGGCGTTTAATGCCAAACTTGGATAAGGAGGATTATCAGGAGGCTATCTCTTATTGGGCTATAGTGGGACTATTAACAGGCTCGGTCTTTGCCTTTACTTTTTACATCTCGTCTTTGGTATTTACACCGATGATTTCAGTacttttagcacttgttatacGTATGTTATTGACAGGGGCTTTTCACGAGGATGGTTTGGGTGATTTTTTTGATGGTTTTGGtgcaggaggaggaaaggagcgTATTTTGGCTATAATGAAAGATAGTCATATTGGGGCTTATGCTGTCCTAGCttatattatgtattttctaatatttacacACCTCCTAGAGTCTATTTATTTGACCTATACTGAAT is a window from the Globicephala melas unplaced genomic scaffold, mGloMel1.2 SCAFFOLD_1088, whole genome shotgun sequence genome containing:
- the LOC132595975 gene encoding nicotinate-nucleotide--dimethylbenzimidazole phosphoribosyltransferase-like; amino-acid sequence: MAKPKGSLGQLEELALQLAMLQKTLKPELRKPCNIVFCADHGIVEEHISQSPKEITYQVVYNMLNGGAGISFLCRQHQVDLKLVDVGVDYDFQAISGLKHRKIRRGTRNYLYEAAMTESELEEAIKIGEDCVSEVYEVGCNVISFGEMGITNTASSAILMSLICDLPLRDCVGRGSGLDDDGLEHRYQVLLKAIDGYQGSRNPEAVLAYFGGYEMVAAIGAMLRAAELGILILIDGFIMTVCLLLASRFNPTIMQYVIFSHQSDEAGHKHLLAYLKAKPLLSLGLRLGEGSGAICAYPLLCSAAMMMNEMASFEEAKLRKYFD